Genomic DNA from Acidobacteriota bacterium:
CCGGGCTCATCCCGTCACCCTGGGTCTGGATTCCAGACCGGACGGCTGGCCGAGAGTCTGATGGTGGTGCAACACTACTCATATCGTCACCTTGGTTCCGGATTCAACCGTTGTACCTTCGTCAATGGTCACGCTCGTGCCACTTCCTGTGACTTTGAGCCACGGCAGGGCCTGTGGTGCGGGCCCCTTGGTAACCTCGCCGTCACTGGTGAACCGCGAGCCGTGGCAGGGACATTCAAACCCTTCGGTGGTTTGTTTCACCACACACCCCAGATGCGTGCAAATCGTGGAAACCGCATACACTCCGCCACTTGCATCTTTATACAGGGCAACTGCCCGGCCTGGCGGGATAAAAGGTTCGCCAGGGTTGAGCGTGTCGGGCAGCTTGACCGTGAATTTTTTGGATGGCGAGGAAAGCACGGCGGTTTTGGGAAGCTGGAGCATTCCAAGCGTGGCAAAAAACATGGCGGAGGCGGCAGCCCACAGCGAAGCCAGTCCGAGAAAATCCCGGCGTGCAATGGGCTCTGGGTCAAGCCGTGAGCGTGGTTCCCTGGCTTTGGTTGTCATAGCGTCCTCCAGGAAATAGAAGTTGTAACTCGTTCCATCGTAATGGCTTCAGCCGGGCAGCGCATAAAACACAGCGCACAGCGGATGCAGCGGTCTTCATCTTTGAGAATGGCCGAGTGTTCGGTGAGATCAATGTCAGATCCAAGTGTTTGTTCAATGGCCTGATTGAGTTCGTCATTGGTCATCAACTCAGCGAGTGAGACCAGTTTGAGGCACTGCGTTGGGCATACATCGGCACATCCACCACACAACACACAGCGGCTGCCGTCAAAAATCGGCGTCACACCACAATCGAGGCAGCGTGAGGCTTCACACATGGCCTGCGCACAGGTAAACCCGGTTTCAACCACTGCGTCTGGGTGGACCAGGCGTTCAGACGGATGAAGGGTTGGAATGTCAGCCCGGCGGATGGATTCATAGCCCCGTTCCCGGCGGTACCGATCCAGCACGATGTGGGACGTGACGGCGTCAAACGTGATCGAACGACCCGTCAGAGTTTGGTACACCGACCGGGCCACGGCTTTCCCTGAAGCCACCGCATCAATCAGAAGCCGTGTTCCGTGGGCAAGGTCACCTGCGACAAACACCCGATCAGCCGTGGAGGCAAGCGTTTTCGGGTCAACTTTGGGCCAGCCGGGCCGCATCATCTGGACATCGGTTCCACCATCTTCCAGAAATGTGAGCGCTGGCGATTGACCGACCGCCAGCAACACCGTGTCACAGGGGATGACTTTTCGATCTTCGTCATCATACACTGGCGAAAATCGCCGGTTTTCATCATAGACCCGCAGGCACCGGCGAAATTCAACCCCAGTCACCGAACCTTCATCATTGCGGAGAATGCCCACCGGCCCCCAACCGTTCCAGCGTTCAATCCCTTCTTCATCGCCTTCCAGGATTTCGACGGTGTCGGCGGGCATTTCTTCAAGTCCTTCAAGTGAAACCAGATGCACCAGCGATGTTGCTTCGAGTCGGGCGGCTGTGCGGGCGGTATCATAGGCAATTTGCCGCAGGACACTCCGGGCGACGTCATAGGCCACATTTCCGCCGCCAACCACAACGACCTGTTGACCAATTTCAAGGCTCGTCCCCAGCGAAACTGCCCGGAGCAAATCAACGCCGCCGTACACCCTGGGGCCATTTTCACCCGGCAACCCCAGTGACCGTGACGATTTCGCCCCCACGGCCACAATCACGGCGTCAAAATCGCTTCGCAAATCCGAAAAAGAAATATCCTTGCCAACCGTGGTGTTGCACCGGATTTCAACGCCAAGTGCCTGAATGACCGCGACTTCGCGGTTGATGAGGTCACGTGGAAGCCGATAGGCGGGAACGCCAACGGCGAGCATCCCGGCGGCCACGGGTTCGGTTTCAAAGACCACCGGGCGGAACCCCATCAATGCCAGGTCGTGCCCGGCAGCCAGTCCGGCAGGACCGGCGCCGATAATTGCAATTCGCTGACCTTGAGCCGGTATAAATTTTCCTTCGACCCCGGCGCGCAACAAGGCGGCCATTTCTTCGGCATTGGCCGAAACTGATGGTTGGGCCAGTTGAATTTTTTTGAGAACCACATCGGTTGGGTGTGAATCGGGGCCAGCCTGTTCACAGGCAAAGCGTTTGAGCGCCCGGATGGCAACCGGGCGGTCCTGGGCGACAAAATGGCCATCGTCGTCAACTCGGGGAACTTTCCCCCGCCGGCAGGCGGTTTCACAAGGCGCGCCGCAAATCCGACCACAAATCGAAGCAAACGGGTTTGGTCCTCGGGCAATCAGGTAGGCCGCTTCAAAGTCACCACTGGCAATCGCACGCACATATCCACGGGCATCGGTGTGGACGGGACAGGCCACCTGACAAGAAATCAGCTCCTGATGGTAGCTTTCGTGCGGTACCTGGACTTTGAGGCCATCCATATAAAACCTCTTTTTGGGGTTGAAAGACTCGCAGGCTCGGGGCGGAAGACATTGGGCCGAAGACTCGCAAGCTCGGGGCGGAAGACTCGCAAGCTCGGGGCTGAAAATTTTGGGATGTAAAATCCTGGGTGAAAAAATGTGCTGGGCCGGAGCAGACCCAGCACTTTACGCTTGTACGGAACAAACCTATTGAATCAAAGAGAGTTTCAAAAGCGGACTTCTTTGTCCGCCAGTACTATTTCCTTTTCAGCGCCTGACGACAATGATGAATTTTCATCATATTTCTGATGAAACTGATCAATTGAATTAACAGGAGGCTTTGTTCCGGAGTCCATCCAGGCAAAAATCAGTCTTTATGGTAACTGCTTTGAAGAAGTGGGTTTACTCGCTACTCACGACTCACTACTCGCTACTCACTTTTCTTCATTCAAGAGTGTTTGAGTAATCCAGCCAGTTCTGCCCGACGAATGGCTTCAAGCCGGGAATGCACGTTGAATTTCTGCAGGATGTGTTGAATGTGGTTGTTGGCGGTGGTTCGGCTAATGTGGAGGGTGGTGGCAATCTGGCTGGTTGGAAGGCCGCGGGCCATCAATTTCAGAACCTGCAATTCGCGGTCAGTAAGGTCAATGGCGGCGGCGGGGGCGCGGGTGGTAGAGATCAGGGAGGTCACCTGCTCGGCGGGGAGTTGGGTTTCGGCCACGATAAAATCGCGGATCAATAATTCCAATCGTTTGCGGACATCAATCCGACGAAAGATATGAACTGAGTAGGGAAATTCAGAGTTGGCAACCTTGACCACGAGCGTCGAGGTGTTGGTCCACTGATAGCCCTGTTTGGATTTGATATGGAGATCAAAATTCGACATGGGGCGGTTTTCGCGAACGGCTTGCTGGATACTGCATTCCTGTGAACAAACCTGACCGCATTCGTCATGGCCACCGACCATATCTCCACAAAATTTCCCGACGGCTTCAGCCGCGGAAATCCCAAACAGTGCTTCGGCCCCTTGATTCCAGCCAATGATCGTTCCGGTTGAATCCGAGACAAACGCGGCATCAGTGGTGCCTTCAATCAGTTTTTTGAGGTCTTGCAGATTCATAAAGCCTCGCTTTTTGATTTTCAGCACCCAAAACAAAAATCTGGAGGAGGGGGATTTCAGTCTGGTATCTGGTTTGTTTAAAAGAATTTAGGATGTGAAGGCAGTCATTTTACCTGGCTTTCAAGTGAAATGAAATTCCTATTTTGAGGAAAAAATGATGTTTTTTTGAGGCTTTTGAAAATGGAGAAGAGTAAAAGTCTGATCACTCAATACGAGGGTGAAATTATTGTATCGAATTCTTCGATGGGTATATTTCCAGGCTCTTGTAATGTGTGTGAAATTGATAGTGCGATTACTTTAGTGTTCTTCTTGTGCAAGTAAGTCGGCAAAAGGTGACAATGCAATTTGGGGGTGGCCGGTGCCACCCCCCTTTTTTTGTTTGCAACAATGGAGTTTCACAACCCTTGAGATTATGCTCAACAACTTCAATCCTGAGAAGAAACAGTCAAGTAATTCAATCAAATAAACTAAGGGACTGTAAAAATACAACTTTCCGTTTTTATCGAAAATCACCCGGAGAGATCCAATTTCAGAACAGGAAACCACGAAATACACGAAATACACGAAAAAGAAATCCAAAGACTTCAATGGGGTCTGAGCTTTTGTCAGGGAAAGTGCCACCGAACTCAAAAGAAAATGGCTTCGACCCAATGAAAATCGGGAAGTTGTTTTTTAACGCTCCCTAAGTACAAGTCCCCATAAATGAGGGATGGAATTTCGGTGATTCCGAATTGGCTTTCGCCCGGATGGGCGAAAACCAATTTTCTCCTGGCGAGTGGTCGAATTTCATCCCCCTTTTAAGGGGTGGCCTTTGGATCCGGTGGTAGGCCCAAAGCGGCCAACCGACCGGCTATCCGAACGGCACCGCTTCGCGGTGCAAGACCAAAACCTGGATGTGGCAGAACGCGCCCCAGGAACTTATTTTTTAACGCTCCCTAAGCGAACGACTGACGACTGACGACTGACTACTGACGGCTGACTACAAACTGATCTTAATTGGCTTTCCCGAGATTCATTCGGGCAAGGAGGCTGTTGAATTCGGGTTGGTCTCGCAATGGATCAAAAATCGGATCAATGTTGGCAAACGGTGTCAGCAATTGCTTTTTCGCAATTGCTTTGGACAACCAGAAACAGGATTGTTCAGTTTCCCCAAGCTGGGCATAGATGGTTGACAGTTTATAGCTCAATGATTCGTGGTCAGGACGAGCCAGAATCATCTCGGCTTCTTCGCGGAGTGCTTCTCGAAATCGAGTAATATCCGTCGGATCACCTGGGTCATTGGCAAAAACATCCTCCGTGTTGTGAACCCGCTCATAGAACGAAGATTTTTCCAATTCATAGGCCCGCATGGCTTTGGCGTAATTGCCTTGTTTTGCCAGGATTGGATTCAGATTGGCATAAACATAATAAAAATAAGGATCAATCTGCCAGGCCCGCCGACAATAGCGCCGACCACCTTCAAAATCCCGTTCGAAGTAGCACATCTGCCCCAGGTCAGCCAAAAAGTTGGGTGATGTTGGCTCAAGGGCGAGCGTGATTTTCATTTCCCGGATTGCTTCATTGATCCTCCCCATCACGGCCAGATGGTAGGCATACCAGTGGTGGCATTTCGTCGAGTTTGGCGACAGTTCCAGGGCCCGTCGGAAGGCAGCTTCAGCTTCATTCCAGTTCCGCTCATGGAAACCCTTAATAAAACCAAGCGTGGCATAGGCTTCCCCAAGTTTTGGGTTGAGCTTGAGTGCCTGTTGCAAATGCTCCCAGGCTTCCATCGCTCGTTCGGAGCCGACTTCCTCAAAAATCAAGTCATCCGCCAGCCCCAGATGAGCTTCAGCATACTGTGGGTCAAGTTGGAGCGCCCGCCGATAACAGGCTTCGCTTTCAGCCAGGGATTGCGAGTCCCGCCGTGACCAGTGATAGCGTCCGTTCAGGCAAAACCGATAGGCAGTTTCATTGGCTGTGCCCGCCGGGTGAGTCAAAGTACTGGTGGCGTCCAGGAGGATTCTGGCCACGCGTTTGGCAATTTGATCTTGAATGGAAACTTTGTTTTCCCCAGTAAAATCAATGGTTTCAGTCCAAACCGGAGAAGACGAGCGGGGAGAAAACATCCGCATCGTGGCCCGGATACGGCCATCGAGGATTTGCACGCTGCCTTCAATGACAGCTTCGACCCGCAACAGACGAGCAGACTCAGTTGGCGACAACTCTCGGGCTTCGAGGACGTTTTCAATTGCCTGCGAAGAGAGAATCGTAAACCCAGGCACCCGACCCAATTGGGTAATGATGGTATCTGCAGTGCCAACCCCAAGCGCGGGCTCGCCATTCCCGATGACTTTAAATGGAAGTACGGCAATGTTAGTCGCTTGAATTTCGGGCAAAAAACTGGCTTTTGAGGTCCACAGGCTAGAGGGGGTTGAAGTCAGCCCCAGGAAAACCACAAAACTGAGAATCATTACAAATTTAAGCGGTGAGAGGGTTCGGGAGTGAAGGGGGACTGAAGGTTTCTCTGAAGCGGGCATCCTGAGAACCACTGTGGGAACTGGTTTTTCAATGATTGCCTCAAGGTCGGGTTCTACCTGAAATGATTCCCTCGACTGAACGTCCACCTCGGGTTCAATGGCAGGAAGTTCGTCAAAGGCTGCCTCGGCGGTGGAACCAGTTGCGAGAGGAGGCAACGAATCAGGTAGCTCACTTTCAGCATCAAAACTGTCAAAATCCTCGACTGGGAATTCTCCCGATTCAGTTGATTGAGCCGATGCGAGAAGGTCAGGTTCAACAGCTCTTTCCACCCGTGCAACAGTGGAATGCACCACCTGGACATCGGCCACAAACCGGTATCCGCGTTTGGGCACCGTTTCAATAAACTTCACTCCAGGGACACGGTCATTCAAAATTCGCCGTAAGGTGGAAATATTCGCATTCAGGTTGTGGTCTTCAACAAAGGTGTTTGGCCAGATGTAATTGATGATTTCATCCCTGGTGACCAGCTTCTGGTTGTTTTGAACTAAAATCAACAACGTCTGGAAGACTTTTGGAGGTAAAGGTATAAAGTCGTTATTGTAGGCAAGGGATTGTTGTGAAAGATCAATTTGAAAGTTGCCAAAGAGAAACAACATTGTTTCTTGATTGTGAACCTCAGAGCTTGACATCGAACCTCTCCACAAGAATTTTGAGATAAAAATGATGTTTTTTTGAGGATATTTCCGAAGAAATAACCACAATAGCCAAAGCGGATGTTGGAGATATTTTTCCTGAACGGGTAAGGTTAGCAAGAAGTAACCGGATTGAATAACTTGGCTGATACGGCTAAATCAGCCAGGAAGGATGTCTCTCAACATCACGAAATTTCTTTTTCACACTCAGCCGTCACGCTTCCTTACTGATTACGCGTAATAGAAAAGAAAAAAGCATCACGGAAGGTCGTCAATAAACCGCTCCGGGATGCTTTTTTTCAGTTTCGAGAGATAACGGATTTGATCAGGCTGGTTGAGGGAGTTTGGTTTCGCCCCGTGAATCAGTTTTCCAAACCACGATCAGACACAAAAAGGCAAAGATCGCCAGCAGGAAAAACCCGCCCGTAAAGGAACCGGTCATCTGCTTGATATTGCCCAGCACCAGCGGCGGGAAAAACCCTCCCAACCCACCTGCGGCGCCAACCAGGCCAGTGACCGCGCCCACGGTTTTGGGAAAATATTGCGGCACCATTTTGAAAACCGCGCCATTGCCCAACCCAATCGCCGCTGCCATTCCAAGCGCCCCAACCGTAAAGGTGGCCATCATCGGCACTGCCATACACAGCGCCATACAGGCAGTGAATGGAAAGACCCACATCAAAATAGCTTTCCCGCCGATTTTATCAGCCAGAATTCCCCCCACTGGCCGCAGAGCCGTTGCCAGAACGACAAACCCGGCGGTTCGAAATCCCGCATCCCCTGGTGTTAACTTAAACATATCGGTGAGAAATGTCGGCAGGTAAATGCTCATGGCCACAAACCCACCGAAGGTGAGGAAATAATACAGACTCAACACCCAGCTCATCGGCTCACGAAGTGGTCGCAGGCTATCAGCCAGGGTTTTTGGCGGTGCGGTTCGAGGTGCATTTTGGGCGGCAAAAGCAAAGGCAATCAGCCAGAAAAAGGTGAGAATTCCAAAGATCCAAAACCCCCAGGCATATCCAAGCGCACCAGCAATGACAGGTGCTCCAAACGCCGCCAGCGACTGACCGATATTTCCAGCGCCGTACACACCAAGGGCAAACCCCTGCCGATCCGCCGCAAACCAGCCGCTGACAAAGCCGACGCCAACCGAGAAACTGGCCAGGGCAATGCCAATAAACAGCCCACAGGCAATCAACTGGGTGTAACTCGACACATACCCCATCAGGAACGCTGGAATAATCGAGCAGGCCATTACGATTGAAAAAATGATTCGCCCACCATAGCGATCCGTCAGGATCCCCAGTGGAATTCGCCCCAGGCTGCCGAGCAAAACCGGAACTGCCAGCGCAATGCTGACCTGAACCGGATTGAGATTCAGTGTTTTTTTCAGAATCGGCATCATGGCCGACACCGAACCGAAAATAGCAAAACACACGGCAAAAGCGCCTGTCGCCAGTACAAGTTGCAGGGTATTTCCGGTTGGTTTTAAAGTAGGGGAATTCATATGGTCTCCGATTAGGGGTCAGGGATCAGGGGTCAGAATGTCACCTTGTCACC
This window encodes:
- a CDS encoding winged helix-turn-helix domain-containing protein produces the protein MSSSEVHNQETMLFLFGNFQIDLSQQSLAYNNDFIPLPPKVFQTLLILVQNNQKLVTRDEIINYIWPNTFVEDHNLNANISTLRRILNDRVPGVKFIETVPKRGYRFVADVQVVHSTVARVERAVEPDLLASAQSTESGEFPVEDFDSFDAESELPDSLPPLATGSTAEAAFDELPAIEPEVDVQSRESFQVEPDLEAIIEKPVPTVVLRMPASEKPSVPLHSRTLSPLKFVMILSFVVFLGLTSTPSSLWTSKASFLPEIQATNIAVLPFKVIGNGEPALGVGTADTIITQLGRVPGFTILSSQAIENVLEARELSPTESARLLRVEAVIEGSVQILDGRIRATMRMFSPRSSSPVWTETIDFTGENKVSIQDQIAKRVARILLDATSTLTHPAGTANETAYRFCLNGRYHWSRRDSQSLAESEACYRRALQLDPQYAEAHLGLADDLIFEEVGSERAMEAWEHLQQALKLNPKLGEAYATLGFIKGFHERNWNEAEAAFRRALELSPNSTKCHHWYAYHLAVMGRINEAIREMKITLALEPTSPNFLADLGQMCYFERDFEGGRRYCRRAWQIDPYFYYVYANLNPILAKQGNYAKAMRAYELEKSSFYERVHNTEDVFANDPGDPTDITRFREALREEAEMILARPDHESLSYKLSTIYAQLGETEQSCFWLSKAIAKKQLLTPFANIDPIFDPLRDQPEFNSLLARMNLGKAN
- a CDS encoding FAD-dependent oxidoreductase; the protein is MDGLKVQVPHESYHQELISCQVACPVHTDARGYVRAIASGDFEAAYLIARGPNPFASICGRICGAPCETACRRGKVPRVDDDGHFVAQDRPVAIRALKRFACEQAGPDSHPTDVVLKKIQLAQPSVSANAEEMAALLRAGVEGKFIPAQGQRIAIIGAGPAGLAAGHDLALMGFRPVVFETEPVAAGMLAVGVPAYRLPRDLINREVAVIQALGVEIRCNTTVGKDISFSDLRSDFDAVIVAVGAKSSRSLGLPGENGPRVYGGVDLLRAVSLGTSLEIGQQVVVVGGGNVAYDVARSVLRQIAYDTARTAARLEATSLVHLVSLEGLEEMPADTVEILEGDEEGIERWNGWGPVGILRNDEGSVTGVEFRRCLRVYDENRRFSPVYDDEDRKVIPCDTVLLAVGQSPALTFLEDGGTDVQMMRPGWPKVDPKTLASTADRVFVAGDLAHGTRLLIDAVASGKAVARSVYQTLTGRSITFDAVTSHIVLDRYRRERGYESIRRADIPTLHPSERLVHPDAVVETGFTCAQAMCEASRCLDCGVTPIFDGSRCVLCGGCADVCPTQCLKLVSLAELMTNDELNQAIEQTLGSDIDLTEHSAILKDEDRCIRCALCFMRCPAEAITMERVTTSISWRTL
- a CDS encoding NarK/NasA family nitrate transporter, which translates into the protein MNSPTLKPTGNTLQLVLATGAFAVCFAIFGSVSAMMPILKKTLNLNPVQVSIALAVPVLLGSLGRIPLGILTDRYGGRIIFSIVMACSIIPAFLMGYVSSYTQLIACGLFIGIALASFSVGVGFVSGWFAADRQGFALGVYGAGNIGQSLAAFGAPVIAGALGYAWGFWIFGILTFFWLIAFAFAAQNAPRTAPPKTLADSLRPLREPMSWVLSLYYFLTFGGFVAMSIYLPTFLTDMFKLTPGDAGFRTAGFVVLATALRPVGGILADKIGGKAILMWVFPFTACMALCMAVPMMATFTVGALGMAAAIGLGNGAVFKMVPQYFPKTVGAVTGLVGAAGGLGGFFPPLVLGNIKQMTGSFTGGFFLLAIFAFLCLIVVWKTDSRGETKLPQPA
- a CDS encoding Rieske 2Fe-2S domain-containing protein is translated as MTTKAREPRSRLDPEPIARRDFLGLASLWAAASAMFFATLGMLQLPKTAVLSSPSKKFTVKLPDTLNPGEPFIPPGRAVALYKDASGGVYAVSTICTHLGCVVKQTTEGFECPCHGSRFTSDGEVTKGPAPQALPWLKVTGSGTSVTIDEGTTVESGTKVTI
- a CDS encoding helix-turn-helix transcriptional regulator; translated protein: MNLQDLKKLIEGTTDAAFVSDSTGTIIGWNQGAEALFGISAAEAVGKFCGDMVGGHDECGQVCSQECSIQQAVRENRPMSNFDLHIKSKQGYQWTNTSTLVVKVANSEFPYSVHIFRRIDVRKRLELLIRDFIVAETQLPAEQVTSLISTTRAPAAAIDLTDRELQVLKLMARGLPTSQIATTLHISRTTANNHIQHILQKFNVHSRLEAIRRAELAGLLKHS